The genomic window ACTATGGATGCCGACAGGTTTGAGAATTTCTTGCCTCTGATTGTCCCAGGGTTTTTCTACCTGATTATGCAGTTTGTAATAAGGAATAAAGAGCCGCGTTTCCTCCTTCCTGCAATACCTTTCGCTGCTATCCTCGCATCTGCCGGCTTTAGAAACATTTTTACCGATAAAAGGTTCTACATCTTTTTGATTCTATCTGCTCTTGTATTTACTCCAACAATTTCAACTGAAGCTGGTGAAGGTGTTTTAGAACATGGTACTACATATTCCTCTACTTATTATCCTGAGGCTCAGACAGCATTATGGATGAGGGAAAATACTTCTGAGGACGCGGTGCTTTACACGAATTTCCATGAGCCGATACTGGGTTACTACTCTAAGAGACAGATAATGCAGCTGCCTAACTACCATAGCTTTGAGCAGCTTTTAGACAACTACTTCAATCAGTCAGGATATGTTTACTATGCCAACAGCACAAGATTCCAGAACCCGTCATATGAGGAAATGGTCTCGCGATCGGACTTCAGTAAAGTAAAATCTTTCAGTGGTAAATCTCATCTCTTTTACTACAGCAAATAGCTTTCGCTGAAGAAGGGTTGAAAGTTAATCTGTTTTCTGTTGCAGTGGACGAATTATTCTTTTATCAATATTCTGGGGTAATCTAAACTCACACCATGGAGTTAATTGACCTGACCTATTTTGCTGTATTTGGAGTAATGATTTTTTCCGCTTCCATGATGCTATCTGTCTACCTATTCAACCGCAACAGGGTCAAGACCGATCCTGAGACATCCACATTTCCCTCACTGACTTTTCTCGTACCAGCATACAATGAAAAGGAACATGTCAGCGACTGCATAAATTCTCTGTTAAACCAGAGCTATGAAGGAGAAATTGACATAATTGCGATAAACGATGGATCTGAAGACTCAACTCTCGAAGAACTGGAAAAATTTGAAGACGAGATAGAGATAATCGATAAGCCGAACACAGGCAAAGCTAATTCAATGAACCAGGCTCTTGAAAGAGTGGATACTGATCTCGTGGCCTGTATGGATGCTGACTCCATAGCCGATAAAGACATGGTGAAAAATATGGTTGGATACTTTGAGGAGGAAGATGTGAAAGGTGTGACGCCTGCTATGAAGGTGCGTAACCCTGAGAGTTGGGCGGAAAAGATGATTTGGACGGAGTTCACATACAATATACTGTTGAGAAAACTTTTCGCGATTTTTGACGCCCAATGGGTTATGCCAGGTCCAGGAAGCATCTATGAAACACAGTACCTGAAGGAACTGGACGGATGGGACGAAGAAACATTGACAGAGGACATGGAAATAGCCTTCAGAATGTTCAAAAACGGAGGTAAACTGAGAAGCACCACGAACGCATTCACTATAACCGAATCTCCTGATAGTTTTAGAGGACTGTTTAATCAACGCCTGAGATGGTACAGGGGCTACATCAGTAATAACCTTAGGTACAAGGATCTCTGGTTTAATCCCCAGTTTGGAAATCTTGGTCTTGTTATACTGCCTTTTAACTTGATTCTAACTTCTACAATTGTTTTCCTAGCATCCCACATGGTGATACGGATTTTCAACTCTATTTTTGACGCTGTTAACAACTATCTTTTGCTTGGATCATTTTCACCAGGTTTCAGGTTAAGCATCTTCCAGCTGTCTGTTTTCCACATATTTTACCTGGTTATGGGCATAACAGGTTTTGCGATGCTGGTGTTGAGTATAAAGAGTGCTGATGAGAAATTTAAATTACTGGAACGGAAAGTACATTATGTGTTGTTTTTGAGTATTTACGGACCGACCTACGCAGTATTTTGGATCGCTGCTCTAATCAAAGAGATCGCAAATGGAGGTAAAGAATGGTGAAAAGAAATTTTGACTGGGAATACGTCGTAATAGGATTACTAACTACAGTAATACTGATTGGAACAATCTTCCTGGCAGGCAAGCAACTCAGCGACCACAAGGTTGGTGCTCTTGAACAGGAAATTCAGGAAATAGAAGTTGATCAACGCTC from Candidatus Nanohalobium constans includes these protein-coding regions:
- a CDS encoding glycosyltransferase encodes the protein MELIDLTYFAVFGVMIFSASMMLSVYLFNRNRVKTDPETSTFPSLTFLVPAYNEKEHVSDCINSLLNQSYEGEIDIIAINDGSEDSTLEELEKFEDEIEIIDKPNTGKANSMNQALERVDTDLVACMDADSIADKDMVKNMVGYFEEEDVKGVTPAMKVRNPESWAEKMIWTEFTYNILLRKLFAIFDAQWVMPGPGSIYETQYLKELDGWDEETLTEDMEIAFRMFKNGGKLRSTTNAFTITESPDSFRGLFNQRLRWYRGYISNNLRYKDLWFNPQFGNLGLVILPFNLILTSTIVFLASHMVIRIFNSIFDAVNNYLLLGSFSPGFRLSIFQLSVFHIFYLVMGITGFAMLVLSIKSADEKFKLLERKVHYVLFLSIYGPTYAVFWIAALIKEIANGGKEW